The Zalophus californianus isolate mZalCal1 chromosome 6, mZalCal1.pri.v2, whole genome shotgun sequence DNA window TCTCCCTAACCTTTTCTTCTTCAAACTGCACTGAGATCAAGGAGGAAGagctagaaatgaaaaaaaagtttccccATATAAGGAATGGAATTTTACTTCAAATGGAAATCCTTAAATTTGGGGGCTCCCCTTTGAGAATTTAGCATTTAGAAATTACattaaaaggggtgcctgggtggctcagatggttaagcatctgcctttggctcaggtcatgatcccagggtcctgggatcaagtcccgcatcgggctccctgctccttgggagcctgcttctccctttgcctctctctctctctctctctctctctctctctctgtctttcatgaataaataaataaatctttaaaaaaaaaagaaattacattaaaagattctttacacaaaataatttgatttaaaagctatttatttattttatttttaaaaaattttttaaagttataataattATTGTAACATAAATCTTACATTATAAGGTAGTGATActaaaaattatatgataaaattttaaagtataaaattatatagaatAAAACTATACACATGATTTTTGCTGTAACTATTTCTCTGTAATATAACACAATgcaaattatatcaataaaacaTCAGAATGAAATCTTTGAGcagaatcctactaaagaaatGATATCCCCTGAATGAGTAAGAACATGTAGGTCTATGGAAAGCTGGAATTCAGTGAGAAGTCACATGCTGGTTACACAGTTTCTTCATAGctgttttcatctctttatttctcAATGTGTAGATAAGGGGGTTCAAGAGTGGAgtaaaaatagtataaaacaCAGACAGGAGCTTGTCCACAGAGAACCGACTGAAAGGCCACACgtaaatgaaaatgcagggcccaaAGAAGAGCGTGACTACCGTGATGTGTGCAGAGCAAGTAGAGAGTGCTTTGGATACCCCACCAGCAGCACGCTGTTGGACAGTGATGAGGATAACAGTGTAAGAGACCAAGAGAAGTAGAAAACAGCTCAAGGAGAGCAACCCACTGTCTGAGATCATAAGTATACCTAAGCCATAGGTGTCCATGCAGGCAAGCTTGATCACGAGAGGAAGGTCACAGAAGAAGCTGTCCACCTCATTGGGGCCACAGTAAGGTAAATTCACAGTAAAGGCTACTTGACTGATGGAGTGCACAAATCCAGTGACCCATGAAACAAACACCAGCCCCATGCAAGTCTGCCAGCTCATCATGGTCATGTAATGCAAAGGTTTGCATATAGCCACATATCTGTCATAGGCCATGGAAACCAGAAGTACCATCTCAGCCACACCAATAAAGTGCAGGAAGAAGATCTGAGCCATACATCCTCCAAAGGAAATGAGCTTTCGATCACTAAGAAAGTCCCTGATCATCTTGGGGGTGGCACACGAGGCTAGCCATATGTCTAAGAAAGATAGATTTCCCAGCAGGAAGTACATAGGAGAGGAGTGCAAGTGGGGGTCAGATATTACAGTGACCACAATGATGAGGTTACCCAGCACAGTGGCCACATAGATcccagagaaaaatataaagaaaaaatgccGGAGATGTTGTGAAGTACAGAGTCCATACAACACAAATTCTGACACCAAGGAATAATTCTGCAGCTCCATTATCTCAAGTTTCAGATCGTGTTCTGaatctatataaagaaaagagGTGGACATGAAAGGGCCTACCAGGCACATAAAAGTGATCACCTAAATTTTATctgaatataatttaatttgtaagacaaaatataaaatataatacgAGGATGATTAAAGACAAGCCCAATAatagtttgtttttctcccaCGTTAAGGCTGCCTagaatcttccttttttaattttttaaaaaatccagtttaTTAAGATAAAATGTACCTACCTAccaaaattcaccaattttaagtgtaaaatacaatGATTTTTAAGCAAATTTATGGAGTTACACATCACAATGCTTGCTTTGAAATCTTGACACTCAAGACACCTTCCAGGACTTCTGGTTGTAGTGGAACTATCTCTTCTTTCcatattcatttgctcattcacaCACTCACTCATTCAGACCATGATTATGTAACACCAGCAGTTTCCCATTCTCACTTAACTCAGTTAAAAAAGCAATCAGtataaagggaaataaatcaatTAACCTAAGGCTCATACAGTTCCCCCAAATCCACATTTTATTACTGCTCTTGTCATCTCTCTTAATCAGTTGGGTTTGGGATTAAAAAACCAAGGATCCAATTCCTTTGTAGATTTATTGTGTATAAACTGACTACTTATGACAGGATTTTAGAATGGCTtcaatgaaagaaatatttttcaagaccTTTAAACAAGGACCAGAGCATAAAACCTATGCTGCAataattgggggggaggggtagctTTCACAGTGTTCGTGAGTACTGATAAGTTCAGTATTTGATTAAGAACATAGTTCTGAACTTCCAGAAGAACTGGAATGGGATGGATAGGTCTCACTATCAGTTTATCATGAGAAATGAGGTGGTACCCCACTCTTTTCACTAAGAGGAAGATAttgtataaacatttttataaagacattGAACAGAATTCTTCATGAGTAATTTCACAAAAGATACAGAACTGTCCTTTGTATTAACTTTTAATATGTTGGTCCTTTACAAAATTGAAGaatataacatgaaaaaataGTTTGGTAAGGCTTCTTACAGGGAGCTAAAGTTACATATTCCACATCTGAAATATGCTAATGATGTGAACATGATACAGtgatagaatttaaaaatctacagGAACTCATGGTTATTATATCTGTTTTAGTACACTCGAATAGCACCAGTCTCAACCAGATTTTTGTAAGGATAACAGGGACTCAGATTCTTTTGTTCCTCTTGAAGTTTTCTAAATGGATtatattaaaagatttaattGCAGTACCTTTTAGGAATAGGTGTTACCCCTCTTTAGAATGGGATTATATATCTGAAGTTAAACACGGCTGTGGACATGATGGAAATAATCACAATTCAGGATCTCTTCACAAGTTTATTTAGATGACACTGACACCAGCTAGCATATGTATTACTGACCATAATGGCTATTCTTTTATTGGTATACTTTTGCTCTGTGGCCATGAAAATTTTCACGTGTAAAGCTAAAATATAACTGGGTTTCATTTAGTGTTCTAGAGATTAAGTGAGTGGAAAGTCGAAACAAATggaaaactcaggaaacaaaaaagacatgTTTTGCTTGCTATTGAATTAAGGATGCTCTAAAATTAGATATTGGTGATGCACAATTCTATAAATGaactaaaagccattgaattgtatactggAAATGAATgaactttatggtatgtaaattatatgtcaatcaagctcttttaaaaatggatgtctaaagaaatggaataaatgaacTTAAATAGGGCTCTGATTTCAGAGaacattttatcatttacaaAGGCATTTTAGAGgttattaaatgttaaatttataatCAGAAACAAATGAAGTTGAATTTGTATACCTACAAATGCTACTtaggaaacaaatacaacaaTGACAAAATTTGATTTTAACTGACAAGTTAATATTATTTCCTCCAACAAtttcaatgtaaaaaataatggaatgaatTAGTCTCTGGTTGACTTGTATGTTCAGACACACATTCACTAAATGTCTATCAAAGGGTGTTTACTAACCTGGAGTTAGATGCTCACTGCTGGCGCTGTGCATCCCTCAACTTGTATTTCAAATCTACCATGCTTGAACAGAACTTttgaaaacatacatattttttattctagagaTGATTTAATaatctgtttctcttcctcttcctcctggaaAATAATTCCAGAAAAGTATCACTTTAAGAAGCTAGAGAACATCAGATTTGAGTCTTCTTTGGACTTtagatataaatatctatatcCTCTCTCCCATCAAATTAAGAATCCCTTAAAGATGGGACATTGATGGCCAATTACCAGAATGGAGCTTGGGGAATAAACTATCTTCAAGTGGAAATTTGTGCTAATAAGTCATGTTCATTTCCTCaagtgacaaaggaaaaaagattttaaagatgtcAGATTCTATGAACACAGGTGCAATTATTTTAATAGGTTAAGCAGGATAATATGTATCCTTATCCAGTTAATACACTCtaaaatgtgcttttctttagataataaaattaacaagttacattttaaaatgtaatgaaaatctGCCAACCTTGCACATTATTTTATGTAGCTTTGACAATACTTTGGAGCATCCGATTGGTATGTGCCAAAATATTTGCTTTCTCCAAATTCGTTTGGTCATGAATAATGAAATCTCCAGATGTCTGAGTTACTTTGcacattatttataattgttattgaCTTACCTCCCCAAATCCCTTGAAGTTAATTTAGGCTCTTTTGCTAAAGTTTGCATGTTGATTACAAATATCTTGAATGTTCTGATGAATGATAATCACATTTACAGTTATTCACATGACATCAATTCCGTATTAGGTATATAAGTACAACCCCATTTATAAGACATTTCACTGCCAATTAAGTATCTGAATAGTAAAAAGTATCATCTTCTATCTTGGCTTCAGATAGTTGTATTTCACTTTCTAAGTTTGTTTCTCTACTTAaagcacataaataaaaaatgataaagaaaaactttaaaagtaaacTTTGTGCATCAAtgtcatttgtttttgatatgtAGTCATTACTTAGGTACAAATAAACTGTGTCAAGCAAAGAATAATGGAGAAGCTTATGACAACTAAAACAAGTGAATGTCTGAATGGCAGTAGGGAAAGATTTCCTAAACATGGTgactaattttatgtgtcagtttgggggagtgtttttggatgaaattaacattgaAACTGGTGAACTCTGAGTAAAACAGATTTTCCTCCATAAGGTGGGTGGGCCTTATCCCCAGTCAGCTGAAGACCTGAAATGAACAAAACGACCAGCCTTCCCAAGCAAGAAAGAACTCTCCAGTAGACTGTCTTTGGATTTCATCTgtaccatcagctctcctggaaCTCCAGCCTTCCAGTCCACACAGTAGAGTTTGGACTTGTGGGCTCTGAAAAACACATGAGCCATTCCTTgtaataaatctctctctttctttctatgtctctgtctctctctgtccctttcctgaCTGATATTTCCTGAAAACTCTGACTGATACCCTAAATATAAAGCAGtaatagaaaaattcagaaagcaaaataacaatatacaaaaatatgtaaacatttttaactaCTTTGTATTTTAGGAAGCatcacaataaaatataaatccaaCTACAAACTTGTAAACTCTATTTCCAATCCTGTGACCCACAAAGTCACTACATAGACTTGTGTAGACTTTAAGTGCTCAAGGCCTACTGGCCAAAGGGTCTGTGGGGGCTGAAATCCAGCCTGTGCCCCCACCCATTAAACAAACAATATGTCCTAACCAGGCATGGGTTTGCCCCTTTGAAGTACTTTTTTCCTAATCCACACAAAGTTCCAGTGTGGTTATTTTAGCCCTGATGATGAAGCCCTAATATCCTTAACACAGAAAAACTATTTATAAATCAGCAAGTGAGGGAAAcctgaagagaaagaagaggaaagaatttaagaaaattattttttaaaagaaagaggacTAATAGAccaataaacattaaaaagttgACCTCAATAAACAAAACTTAATAAGGCATATATCAGATTTGGAATAAATACATCAAACTCATGGTCAGGTCTAATGAAAATGgataatttcataataaaagtagcaatacaaatttaaataacaCCTGACATCTCTTGAGGACTTCCTCTATGCCAGCATTATGTCAAGTTGATTCTTTCAATTAATCTTCACAACACTCTAATGACAGAAACACCATCATTACCAGTTTATaaatgaggatactgaggctAACAATGTGTTTGGACACACAGACTGTCAGTAGCAGAGTTGATGTTCTAACCCAGGTGTGTGGGCACCAGAATCCATATTCTTAAACTGTGTAAGGCCACCTCCCTCACTGTTAAGAAGGATATAAATCAGTACAATTTTTGGACAGACACTTGGGTAATATAAATCAGGCTCCCTGAAAAATGCTGATAGACCTTCACCTAGTATTTCTATGATAAAAGATGTCTATTATAGAGTTGGattaatatatcaaaaatataacAATTTCATTTTGCCACaatacataaaatgaattaaagatcaGTGTGATAGAatataataacaagaaaaataatattttcaatacaTATTTCAACATATTAAGAAAAGttcatggtgttttgtttttaaaaaaaaaacaaaacaagctgtACATGTAGTATACATTCCCTGATGCATTGGTGAATGAAATTGACAATTGTCTCCCTCACGGTACTTACATTCTCACAGAAAATGCAGAcacataaacacaaacaaaatggtAATTTACAATAAGTCTAAGGAAAAAATCAAGCAGGGTCAGAGATAGTGGGAATGccagagttttcattttaaagaggaTGTTAAGAATaggcctcattgagaaggtgactTTTGACCAAAGACCTTAAGGAGGATATGGGAGCATCCATGTGTACATCTGGGGAAAGCAAAACACAGAGAGAACAGCCAGTGCGGAGGCACTTAGGTGGCTCCTGCCTGACAATGTTCAAACAACCCCTGTGACTAAAGTGGAATAAGGTGGAAAGTGGCTGGGATGATAAGCAATTGTGGGTGGTGCATAAATCCTAAAGGGCCTTGTAAGACACTACCAGCACACGGCCTTCTCTTCTGAGTGAAGTGGTGAGTGTGAGTTTTGAGTAGAGGACGGGCATGAGAACGGCTCTACCTGCTCCTGTTGGAAGAGACAAGGATGGAAGCTAGGAGGCCAGATAAGCAGCAAGTTCACTAACTCAGGCCAGCTGTGATGATGGCCCATTCCACAAATGTATACTGGAAGTGAGAAGTAGTCAGACTCCAGATATATTCTGAAATTAGAGCTAACAGAATTTCCTGAAGATTATTATAGGTTATAATTATAATAGAGGAGTCAAGCATGATTCCAAGTATTGTAGCCTACAAGGATAAAGTTgccattatataatataaaaactgtATTTGTAGACAGATTGGGAGGAAAATTGAGAgggtaaatttatatatataacatatatatacattatatatgtatgtatgcacatacatatattagTAATTTCTATGCTACTTTCTATGGTGCCCCACAGGTCTCTAAAACACTGTTAATTATTCTggattcagtttttctttctgttcctcagattgGATAATCTCAATCAACTGTCCTCAAGTTcactgatattttcttctgaCAAACAGAACTGCAGTTGAGCCCCCCTAGAGAATGTTTCGTTTCTGTTATTGtacttttttccccacaattactattttttattatttccatttctttactgaTGATATTCCCTATTATTCTTCTGCTTCAATAGCCTTCACACATATGATACAATATAAGCAAGATATTGGGCCATAATCAATCCTGTCTTCTTCTAGGAGatctattttccaaagatggttAAAATCAAAATCTTCCATTCTACATATTCATCTGCACTGTGACCATGTCTCCCCCTGTCAAAATTTAGTCAGAAAGGTCAGACAAATGAGTGAAGAAGCCATCCTGAAAATGAGTTCTCCAAGTCCAAGGTGAGTTCTACTCTAAAATAAGCTGACCCTATGTGGCTCAGACATGAACTGCTCAGCTGAGTCCTTCCCCAGTCACAGACCCACACAATGCACAATGAAATGGCTACTGAACCAGAATGTTTTAGGAAACTGATACACATCAAACTGAAACACTCACCCCCAGTCCTTCTCCTGAGTCCCATGTGGTTATCTCAAATAGGCTTCCATATGTTTCAAGTTTCCGCATTTCCTTCTACTCTATTCTTTTTATGTTAGCTATCCCagagaaacattctttttttaaaaattttttattaacatataatgtattatttgttttaggggtacaggtctgtgattcatcagtcttacacaactcacagctcTCACCagagaaacattcttttttttttaatgttttatttatttattcatgagagtcagagagagagagagagagagaagcagaggcagagggagaagcaggctccccgcctagcagggagcccgatgtggggctcgatcccaggaccccaggatcatgacccgagccgaaagcagacgcttaaccatctgaaccacccaggagcccgagaAACATTCTTAATATGACTCTTTGACCACTTCTACTGCTTTTCCTATCGTGAACTTCCTTCTCAAAACTCTTTAGGATTGATCTCCATGCCTTCAACTCCAGcctatacaaaaaataatattcttaagCCAAATCTGCCACTGCTTTCAGTCATTGAAGAACAACAACACTTATTCATGTGGCTGCTACTGTTGCTTTCCATAAACCCACCTTGCTTTGTTTAACTCCACTGTTCCCTGAGGGTTTCTGGTTCTCCATGTGGGTGCACGCTCTGATGATGTGATCTCTGCAGGCTATCTGCTCTTATACCTGCTCACATCAGAAATGCGACCCCACATTCCacagattaaaaagagaaaaaactaattACATCTGTTAAACTGTAGTATTAGTTTGCATGTCTTTCTCTAGAAATGCCTAAataattatgttttcaaaatctGGGAGCATGGCTTATCCATAGCACCTCATTACTGAACATGATAACTAGTATAACctaggtgctcattaaatgttaCTTGAAATGACAGTTATTACAATGGAATCTCTGCTACTGGCATTAAGAGAAGATAATGCtaaagttattaaatatatagaattcCCTTTTTAATAGGGAATATATATGTGCAGAAGAAAAAGCTTTCATAACCATGCCTTTCTGAATAATATGTTAAGCTGTATgagtagcaaaaaaataaaaataaaagaggttaaGACATCTGATATCATTACATAAATTAGGATTTCTATTGGGAATCTGCAACTGTACTAGCTACCAAAGTACAATTTTTGCTACAACACCTCtattccatttcctcttttctccctcattctAATCCTATGCCGCTATTGTCCTCTGAAATGTACTGACCATTTCACTGCCACACCATTTGAAAATGAAGACATAATTGATCCTTTTAAACCTTTTAGATCTTCATCTAATGATTTACTAACTCACTAATGGGTTAAGATGTATCTGCCCTGAGACTGTGCAGTGATATAGTGAGAATAAGACAAATGAGACACCATTGCAAGCCTCAAGGAGTACTGTGCTAGTGGcattgacaaaaaaaaataaacaaagggatGCAATAAAAACTTAAACTTGAAATGATGGTAGCACATAGCAGGGACAATGGGCACATAAAAAGGAGGAGTCAGGTTTAAGCAAAAACATCACTGAGGACATACAACACCTCCTCAACTATTTTTTACTACTTTGtatgaaatatttaacattaaCTATAGACTATATTAGTGTGAGATTGATGGGGAATTGAGATGGTGAAAGATTTTTATATAGAGGAACTTTCATTGTGTGATAACATATCACTCAATAACTGATAACAACATATCACTCAattaaataatagtatttaattaattttctctCATTAACATTATATGGTTCCAATACTCCTTTTATGGGTCTTGCTAAGGACAAATGTAACATTTGCATTCATTTGTCACATAATGagaaaatttattaattcatttattcaacatttaattACTACTATGTGACAAATTTTTCTAGGCATGATTGAGTGGTGTTTTAGTTTTTGGTGATTTCAAACAGTTTCAAAACAGGATATTTTTGCTCTACCATATTGTATACCTGTGCCAAGTTTTCCCTGAAGGCTTTTATTCAAGagagtaaaacaaaattttttactGATTAAAATGAACCTCAAAACccaagggaaatagaaaatgggCTGCCTTCGTGAGCTTTGTGATCTTTGTAAATTGCTCAACCTCTCTGTTTCTCATCTTCAGTGTGCCAGATGCTAGTGTAGGCTTTGGGGACACAGGCAAGGTCCCCACCTGGACCATGATCAGTGTGCTTGGGGGTACTTTCTGGCAGAGTTGGGAGCACGGAGGGGCTGAGAGAATGGCCAGCAGAGACTGAGGTCTTAGAGGAGGTGACGGCTTGCAGGGCTCACTGCAGCTGCTGGGGGCAGATGGCCAGAAAGGCAGCCTCCCCCAGATTAGTGGACACAGGTACCAGAACAGGCTTCTGGCCTAATGCTCCCTTCTGTCTTGGGCCTCTTCCACATGCCACCACCGGCCTTTCTCCTCTAGGCAGTACCAGGAGCCTTCCCAGGAAGGGCTCCAGAATGCTACCCTGTCAAGATCCCCAAGGAGACAACTTACAATCTCTGCAGGGGCTGGCTGGTGGCTGAAATGGCACTGGCACCTGAGTGGGGTCTGTGTAGCATGGAGCAATGGAGGTGTGTTGAGCCTCAGAGACAGGTCCATCCACACAGGTCATACTTTGCACCAGTGGCCCTCACAGGGACAGGTGCCACTTTCTAAGCACCCATGTGTGGGGGGAGAGAAATGGCTTGGCAGttgtatatgcatgtatttagTTTCACTCAATAATGCCAAATTCCTCTGCAACCTGGTTTACCTTCTCACTAATACTGCACAAGGAGCCCTATATTGCCACGTTCTTGTCACCAATTTGCATCAACCAACATTCTGTTTTCCTATTAATTTGATGGtgtaaatgtgtattttacatttagttttttCTCATACAAGAAGTTAGTTTTGtctttgtattagttttctagggctaccataacaaattactacaggcattatggtttaaaacaacagaaatttattctttcacatttctgTAGGCAGAAGTGTAAAATCAACACtaatccagtatgatctcattAAGATCCTTACCCTAATTATATCTGCCAataccctatttccaagtaaggtcacattcttaAGTTGCAGGTAGACATGAGTTTGAGGGGACACTGTTCTATCTATACACAGTGAGGCCAGACACTTGGTTCCTAGACTGTTTAGAAATTGTAGAAGAACTATCATTTTATTAATCACATTGTTAACTTAATCCAcattctgttttgttccttaattATGCTTTATGCACCTCTTAATCTCATGCACGATCAACCATTAACTTTGACTTTTTTACCCCTATTCTCAGTTTATTCACTGATTGTAGAAATGTAATGGGGACTAGTCAGTAACATTTGTC harbors:
- the LOC113909782 gene encoding olfactory receptor 4K14 gives rise to the protein MELQNYSLVSEFVLYGLCTSQHLRHFFFIFFSGIYVATVLGNLIIVVTVISDPHLHSSPMYFLLGNLSFLDIWLASCATPKMIRDFLSDRKLISFGGCMAQIFFLHFIGVAEMVLLVSMAYDRYVAICKPLHYMTMMSWQTCMGLVFVSWVTGFVHSISQVAFTVNLPYCGPNEVDSFFCDLPLVIKLACMDTYGLGILMISDSGLLSLSCFLLLLVSYTVILITVQQRAAGGVSKALSTCSAHITVVTLFFGPCIFIYVWPFSRFSVDKLLSVFYTIFTPLLNPLIYTLRNKEMKTAMKKLCNQHVTSH